One window from the genome of Sesamum indicum cultivar Zhongzhi No. 13 linkage group LG15, S_indicum_v1.0, whole genome shotgun sequence encodes:
- the LOC105177305 gene encoding membrane-anchored ubiquitin-fold protein 1 has product MSGAQDQLEIKFRLTDGTDIGPRNFPVATSVATLKENIIAQWPKEKENGPRTVKDIKLISAGRILENNRTVGECRSPLCDIPGGVTTMHVVVQPPSTEKERKLPTDPKQNKCVCVIL; this is encoded by the exons ATGTCTGGAGCACAAGATCAGCTAGAGATCAAGTTTAGGTTGACTGATGGAACAGATATCGGACCGAGAAATTTTCCTGTGGCTACAAGTGTTGCTACCTTGAAGGAGAATATCATAGCTCAATGGCCCAAAG agaaagaaaatggTCCACGTACGGTAAAagatatcaaattaatcagCGCTGGAAGAATATTGGAGAACAATAGAACTGTGGGTGAATGTAGGAGCCCATTATGTGATATTCCAGGAGGAGTCACAACCATGCATGTTGTCGTTCAACCGCCATCAACGGAAAAGG AAAGGAAATTGCCAACTGACCCTAAGCAGAACAAATGCGTCTGTGTGATATTATGA
- the LOC105177307 gene encoding probable galacturonosyltransferase 14: MQLHFSPSMRSITISSSSSGGNGNGSGDLMKIKLAARHISYRTLFHTILILAFLLPFVFILTALVTLEGVNKCSSIDCLGRRLGPKLLGRTDDSGRLVKDLVKILNQVNSEKVQAGLKLPDSFSQLVSEMKNNKFSSKEFALILKGMMEKYEREIRESKFAELMNKHFAASAIPKGIHCLSLRLTDEYSSNAHARKQLPSPELLPLLSDNSYHHFVLSTDNILAAAVVVTSAVQSSVDPAKIVFHVITDKKTYAGMHSWFALNPVPPAIVEVKGVHQFDWLTRENVPVLEAVENHNGIRNYYHGNHIAGANLSDTTPRTFASKLQARSPKYISLLNHLRIYLPELFPNLDKVVFLDDDVVIQRDLSPLWEIDLNGKVNGAVETCKGEDEWVMSKRFRNYFNFSHPLIAKNLDPDECAWAYGMNIFDLRAWRKTNIRDTYHAWLKENLKSNLTLWKLGTLPPALIAFKGHVHPIDPSWHMLGLGYQNKTNIESLEKAAVIHYNGQSKPWLEIGFEHLRPFWTKYVNYSSDFIRNCHIL; this comes from the exons ATGCAGCTGCACTTCTCACCTAGCATGAGAAGTATAACAATATCGTCGAGTAGCAGTGGAGGAAATGGCAACGGAAGCGGAGATTTGATGAAGATCAAGCTCGCAGCTCGCCATATTTCGTACCGCACGCTGTTCCATACCATTCTGATTCTTGCGTTTTTGTTGCCATTTGTGTTCATTCTCACCGCCCTTGTCACTCTTGAAGGTGTCAACAAGTGCTCCTCGATCG ATTGTTTAGGACGACGATTGGGGCCAAAGCTTCTTGGAAGAACCGATGATTCTGGG AGGTTGGTCAAGGACTTGGTTAAGATCCTGAATCAAGTGAACTCTGAGAAAGTCCAGGCTGGTCTGAAGCTCCCAGACTCTTTTAGTCAGCTTGTTTCTgaaatgaaaaacaacaaGTTCAGTTCAAAGGAGTTTGCTCTGATTTTGAAAGGAATG ATGGAGAAATATGAAAGGGAAATCAGAGAGTCCAAGTTTGCTGAGCTAATGAATAAACATTTTGCGGCTAGTGCCATCCCCAAGGGCATTCACTGCCTCTCATTGAGGCTTACCGATGAATATTCTTCAAATGCTCATGCACGGAAGCAGTTGCCTTCTCCAGAGCTACTTCCTTTGCTTTCTGACAACTCCTACCATCACTTTGTGTTGTCAACAGACAATATTCTTGCTGCTGCAGTTGTCGTGACATCTGCTGTCCAGTCATCTGTAGACCCTGCAAAGATTGTTTTCCATGTCATTACTGACAAGAAAACTTATGCAGGCATGCATTCGTGGTTTGCCCTAAATCCTGTCCCTCCAGCTATAGTTGAAGTAAAAGGTGTGCATCAATTTGATTGGTTAACAAGAGAGAATGTTCCGGTTCTTGAAGCTGTGGAGAATCACAATGGAATTAGGAATTACTACCATGGAAATCACATTGCTGGAGCCAATCTTAGTGATACAACCCCGCGAACATTTGCTTCAAAATTACAGGCTAGGAGTCCAAAGTATATCTCATTGCTTAACCATCTTCGTATATATCTCCCAGAG CTATTTCCGAACCTTGACAAGGTGGTTTTCCTAGATGACGATGTTGTGATTCAACGAGATCTGTCTCCTCTCTGGGAAATTGACCTTAATGGGAAAGTTAATGGAGCTGTTGAAACTTGTAAAGGTGAAGACGAGTGGGTTATGTCTAAGCGATTTAGGAACTATTTCAACTTCTCACATCCGCTTATAGCAAAGAACTTGGATCCTGATGAATGTGCATGGGCATATGGGATGAATATTTTTGACTTGCGTGCATGGAGAAAGACAAACATCAGAGATACTTACCATGCATGGCTTAAGGAG AATCTGAAGTCGAACCTAACATTGTGGAAACTTGGGACTCTTCCTCCAGCTTTGATTGCATTTAAGGGTCATGTTCACCCAATTGACCCCTCGTGGCACATGCTTGGGTTGGGCTATCAGAATAAGACCAACATTGAAAGTCTGGAGAAGGCAGCAGTGATTCACTACAATGGCCAGTCAAAACCTTGGTTGGAGATTGGTTTTGAGCATCTCAGGCCTTTTTGGACCAAGTATGTCAACTACTCGAGCGATTTTATAAGGAATTGCCACATCTTATAG
- the LOC105177359 gene encoding LOW QUALITY PROTEIN: pentatricopeptide repeat-containing protein At5g39350 (The sequence of the model RefSeq protein was modified relative to this genomic sequence to represent the inferred CDS: inserted 2 bases in 1 codon), with translation MNGPSCPPLSHTLKQIFSATAAQCESLLYRCATTAKSLATTKKLHAHAITSGILSNHFLSLLTSAYGLCGQMEYACRLFDELPKRTPVACKAIIRMYTENGYPRSALELFVEMHGSGCYWADDYTYPFVVRACGDSLLLELGMVIHGLIVKSGFISGIFVGNSLLAMYMTCGDRDGARRVFDAMKDKTVVSWNTMISGYFRNGSAKEALMVFRRMVNSEVEFDSATVLSVLPACGYLKDLVVGREVHLLIKDKSFWKRLAVQNALLDMYVKCGRMDEARGVFDGMVEKDVVTWTTVIHGYILNADVKGALELCRLMQYEGVRPNEVTLASLLAMCADLQDLKLGKCLHGWAIRQYIESDVNMETALIDLYAKCSSFRLSLKVFSRTSKKRTVPWNAILSGCIHNNLAREAIELFKQMLLEAVKLNDATWKSLLPAYAIEADLHQAMNIHSYLIRSGFVCKPDIATGLIDIYSKCGSLQYAHNLSRHGXALYLFNQMVQSGVKPNEVTFTSALHACGHAGLVDDGLNLFNFMQKNHPENLRTDHYTCIVDLLGRADRLEVAYHLINTMPFEPSHAVWGALLGACAIHENVELGEVAAKWLFKLEPENTGNYILLGNIYSAVGRFDDAEKVRQMMDDIGLVKAPANSMIEVRNL, from the exons ATGAATGGCCCATCATGCCCACCTCTATCTCACACGCTAAAACAAATCTTCTCAGCCACCGCCGCACAATGCGAGTCGCTGTTATACCGCTGTGCCACCACCGCCAAATCCCTGGCAACCACCAAGAAGCTGCATGCCCACGCCATCACTTCCGGCATCCTCTcaaatcattttctttctctactGACGTCTGCCTATGGCCTTTGTGGCCAGATGGAGTATGCTTGTAGACTGTTTGATGAATTGCCAAAACGGACACCGGTCGCTTGCAAAGCCATTATAAGGATGTATACCGAAAATGGGTACCCCAGAAGTGCGCTCGAGCTGTTTGTGGAAATGCATGGGTCGGGGTGCTACTGGGCGGATGACTATACGTATCCGTTTGTTGTTCGAGCTTGTGGCGATTCGTTATTGCTTGAATTGGGCATGGTGATTCATGGGTTGATAGTTAAGAGTGGGTTTATATCAGGCATTTTTGTGGGGAATTCTCTGCTGGCAATGTACATGACTTGCGGGGATAGAGATGGGGCTAGAAGAGTGTTTGATGCAATGAAGGACAAAACTGTTGTCTCTTGGAATACGATGATCAGTGGGTACTTTCGGAATGGCAGTGCCAAGGAGGCTCTGATGGTTTTTAGGAGAATGGTAAATAGTGAGGTGGAGTTTGATTCTGCTACTGTTCTCTCAGTCTTGCCTGCTTGTGGGTATCTGAAAGACTTGGTGGTAGGAAGAGAGGTTCATCTATTGATCAAAGATAAAAGTTTCTGGAAAAGATTGGCAGTGCAAAATGCTTTACTTGATATGTATGTGAAATGTGGAAGAATGGACGAAGCACGTGGTGTCTTTGACGGGATGGTGGAGAAGGATGTCGTGACGTGGACTACTGTGATTCACGGATACATTTTGAATGCAGATGTTAAAGGTGCATTGGAGCTTTGCAGATTAATGCAATATGAAGGTGTGAGACCTAATGAGGTGACCTTGGCTTCACTTCTAGCAATGTGTGCCGATTTACAGGATTTGAAATTAGGGAAATGCTTGCATGGGTGGGCAATTCGTCAATACATTGAATCTGATGTCAATATGGAGACTGCTTTGATTGATCTCTACGCCAAATGCAGTTCTTTTAGACTTAGCTTAAAGGTGTTCTCTAGGACATCTAAGAAGAGAACTGTCCCCTGGAATGCAATTCTTTCTGGGTGCATTCACAATAACTTGGCCAGAGAAGCAATAGAACTCTTCAAGCAAATGCTGCTGGAAGCAGTAAAACTCAATGATGCAACTTGGAAGAGCCTTCTTCCTGCATATGCCATTGAAGCGGATCTGCATCAAGCAATGAATATACATAGTTACCTGATAAGATCAGGTTTTGTTTGTAAACCCGACATCGCCACCGGTTTGATTGATATATACTCAAAGTGTGGAAGTCTACAATATGCTCATAACCTCTCACGGCACGG TGCTCTTTACCTTTTCAATCAGATGGTTCAGTCTGGGGTTAAACCTAATGAAGTAACTTTCACTTCAGCATTGCATGCTTGTGGCCATGCAGGATTGGTGGATGATGGAttaaatctatttaatttcatgCAAAAGAATCACCCAGAAAATCTACGGACAGATCACTACACTTGCATCGTTGATCTTCTTGGTCGTGCTGATCGGCTTGAAGTAGCTTATCATCTGATCAATACCATGCCCTTTGAACCAAGCCATGCTGTTTGGGGCGCGTTACTTGGTGCCTGTGCGATACATGAAAATGTTGAACTGGGAGAGGTTGCTGCAAAGTGGTTGTTTAAGTTAGAACCAGAAAACACtggtaattatatattgttagGAAATATTTATTCTGCAGTTGGAAGGTTTGATGATGCAGAGAAAGTGCGGCAGATGATGGATGACATAGGATTAGTAAAAGCTCCTGCGAACAGTATGATTGAGGTGAGGAATCTGTGA
- the LOC105177308 gene encoding BAG family molecular chaperone regulator 8, chloroplastic → MASHHHLCHPSTASYCRCYSTSYSACHHHPPDSHFLFHPPPQPNLCSAQTHLPNSQHYYPHFRESSFQEERQTHPTIVSLLRRIAVLESALHSRSSSLQSVRDAAARTIQSYFRAFLLRRSRTLRQLKDLASIKSTLRSLKSSVSERTHFDYDVIYRKAMNLLLKLDAIQGGDPMIRDGRSSIRRELNKFLDSIDGFCLERRVLSSGVNVRYDRNNVKHSVANGERNMGNVQCGDLRSVDVEKLRGLVERIDRLAEELDEVESEVIESPSVLAKQHGVSGNKCGGLVRQHSGVQPKVKKSVSFADNGKVYRVFRRNSEPFLVESYDDSIDGDSAGRDLKNDFDGEVEEFGVQLKEAEDDDEVEAHTESGGSLHSSDGEKDSRIYLRSEGNSGSKMYNQGEADDFTFSAPLPLKMESRTDLIDKRKKLANNI, encoded by the exons ATGGCTTCTCACCACCACCTCTGCCACCCCTCCACCGCCAGTTACTGCCGCTGTTACTCTACTTCCTACTCCGCATGCCACCACCATCCGCCGGATTCTCACTTCCTTTTCCACCCGCCACCTCAGCCCAACCTCTGTTCTGCCCAAACCCACCTACCTAATTCACAGCACTACTATCCACATTTTCGCGAATCTTCTTTCCAAGAAGAAAGACAAACTCACCCCACTATAGTCTCTCTCCTCCGCCGCATCGCGGTGCTGGAATCCGCCCTCCATAGCCGCTCCTCCTCATTGCAGTCCGTCCGCGACGCCGCTGCCCGTACCATCCAGTCCTACTTCAGAGCCTTCCTTTTGCGCAGATCAAGAACTCTTCGGCAACTCAAGGACCTGGCTTCTATCAAGTCTACTCTCAGGAGTCTCAAATCCTCAGTTTCTGAAAGAACCCACTTCGATTATGATGTTATTTATCGTAAAGCTATGAACTTGCTTCTCAAACTTGATGCCATCCAG GGTGGTGATCCAATGATTCGAGATGGGAGAAGTTCAATAAGGAgagaactaaataaatttttggacTCCATTGATGGATTTTGCTTGGAGAGGAGGGTGCTTTCAAGTGGAGTAAACGTGAGATACGATAGGAATAACGTGAAACATAGTGTCGCGAATGGTGAAAGAAATATGGGCAATGTGCAATGTGGGGATTTGAGAAGTGTTGATGTGGAGAAATTGAGGGGTCTGGTTGAGAGAATTGATAGATTAGCTGAGGAGCTTGATGAGGTAGAGAGTGAGGTAATTGAAAGCCCCAGCGTTTTGGCAAAACAACATGGTGTTTCTGGCAACAAATGTGGGGGTTTGGTGAGGCAGCATTCTGGAGTTCAACCCAAAGTGAAGAAAAGCGTGAGCTTTGCCGATAATGGGAAGGTTTATAGGGTGTTCAGGAGGAACTCTGAGCCGTTTTTAGTTGAGAGTTATGATGACAGCATCGATGGGGACAGTGCCGGAAGAGATCTCAAGAATGATTTTGATGGAGAAGTTGAAGAATTTGGAGTGCAATTGAAGGAAGCagaggatgatgatgaggtGGAAGCGCACACTGAAAGTGGAGGTTCTCTGCACAGCAGTGATGGTGAAAAAGACTCGAGGATTTATTTGAGAAGTGAAGGTAACTCTGGAAGCAAGATGTATAATCAAGGTGAAGCTGATGACTTCACATTTTCTGCACCATTGCCTCTGAAGATGGAAAGTAGAACTGACTTGATTGACAAGAGGAAGAAATTAGCTAATAACATATAG
- the LOC105177309 gene encoding alpha-1,4 glucan phosphorylase L-1 isozyme, chloroplastic/amyloplastic — protein sequence MATSSTGGVATTLSRCSSNARLIDFTSRNRSVRVLLLRRANPSLCVRCVSSEQKERVQDRIAEKEVLGNLSSFAPDAASIASSIKHHAEFTPLFSSHNFEPSKAFFATAQSVRDALIINWNTTYDLYEKMNAKQAYYLSMEFLQGRALLNAIGNLELTGEYAEALEKLGHTLETVASQESDAALGNGGLGRLASCFLDSLATLNYPAWGYGLRYKYGLFKQQITKDGQEEVAENWLEIGNPWEIVRNDVSYPVKFYGKVVTGSDGKSRWVGGEDIMAVAYDVPIPGYKTKTTINLRLWSTKVPSNQFDLSAFNAGEHAKACEAQANAEKICYILYPGDESEEGKVLRLKQQYTLCSASLQDIIARFERRSGGNVRWEEFPDKVAIQMNDTHPTLCIPELMRILMDLKGMSWEEAWPITQRTVAYTNHTVLPEALEKWSFDLMQRLLPRHVEIIEKIDEQLIQEIISEYGTSNLEMLGEKLVAMRILENFDLPAPIADLFAKPKESPVDETGEKVETNDVVSITEKNELEGECTSENEAVKQKAAPRPPKMVRMANLCVVGGHAVNGVAEIHSEIVKKEVFNDFFQLWPNKFQNKTNGVTPRRWIYFCNTDLSAVITKWIGTKDWVLKTEKLAELRKFADNEDLQIEWRTAKRNNKIKVASFLKERTGYSVNPDAMFDIQVKRIHEYKRQLLNILGIVYRYKKMKEMTASERKAKFVPRVCIFGGKAFATYVQAKRIVKFITDVGATINHDPDIGDLLKVIFVPDYNVSTAELLIPASELSQHISTAGMEASGTSNMKFAMNGCLLIGTLDGANVEIREEVGEDNFFLFGAQAHEIAALREERAAGKFVPDKRFEEVKKFVRSGAFGPYNYDELMGSLEGNEGFGRADYFLVGKDFPSYIECQEKVDEAYRDQRRWTKMSILNTAGSHKFSSDRTIHEYAKDIWNINPFEII from the exons ATGGCGACCTCATCCACCGGAGGGGTGGCGACGACGTTGTCACGCTGTTCTTCCAATGCCAGACTGATCGATTTCACCTCCCGAAATCGTAGCGTCAGGGTGTTGTTGTTGAGAAGAGCAAATCCGTCATTATGCGTCAGGTGTGTCTCCAGTGAGCAGAAGGAGAGAGTACAGGATCGGATCGCCGAGAAAG AAGTTCTCGGCAATCTGAGTTCTTTTGCTCCTGATGCTGCATCTATTGCCTCAAGCATCAAACACCATGCCGAGTTCACACCATTGTTTTCTTCTCATAACTTTGAGCCCTCCAAGGCTTTCTTTGCCACAGCGCAAAGTGTGCGTGATgcacttattattaattggaaCACAACATATGATCTTTATGAAAAGATGAATGCAAAGCAGGCCTATTATTTGTCTATGGAATTTTTACAG GGTAGAGCGTTGTTAAATGCAATTGGTAATTTGGAGCTCACTGGTGAATATGCAGAGGCTCTGGAAAAGCTTGGCCACACTCTAGAAACTGTAGCTTCTCAG GAGTCAGATGCCGCACTTGGAAATGGGGGTTTGGGCCGTCTTGCTTCCTGTTTTCTGGACTCTTTGGCTACCTTAAACTACCCCGCATGGGGTTATGGGCTTCGGTACAAGTATGGCCTATTTAAACAGCAAATTACAAAGGATGGTCAAGAGGAGGTTGCTGAAAATTGGCTTGAA ATTGGCAATCCCTGGGAAATTGTTAGAAATGATGTTTCTTATCCTGTGAAATTTTATGGAAAAGTGGTGACGGGATCAGATGGGAAGAGTCGTTGGGTAGGTGGTGAAGATATTATGGCTGTTGCATATGATGTGCCAATTCCAGGATACAAGACGAAAACTACAATCAATCTTAGGTTGTGGTCCACAAAAGTACCTTCTAACCAATTTGATTTGTCTGCCTTCAATGCTGGAGAACACGCGAAAGCTTGTGAGGCCCAAGCAAATGCTGAAAAA ATTTGTTATATACTTTACCCTGGAGATGAATCAGAGGAGGGAAAAGTTCTTCGACTGAAGCAACAATACACACTATGCTCCGCATCTCTCCAAGACATTATTGCTAGGTTTGAGAGAAGATCTGGTGGAAATGTGAGATGGGAAGAGTTCCCTGATAAAGTTGCTATTCAGATGAATGACACCCACCCAACGCTATGCATACCAGAGCTAATGAGAATTTTGATGGACTTGAAGGGCATGAGTTGGGAGGAAGCTTGGCCTATTACACAGAG GACTGTTGCATATACAAATCACACTGTTTTGCCTGAGGCCCTGGAGAAATGGAGTTTCGATCTGATGCAGAGACTACTTCCAAGACATGTTGAGATCATAGAAAAGATTGATGAACAG TTAATTCAAGAGATAATATCAGAATATGGCACATCAAATCTTGAAATGTTGGGAGAGAAGTTGGTCGCAATgagaattttagaaaattttgatctgCCTGCTCCGATTGCGGATTTATTTGCCAAACCAAAAGAAAGCCCTGTTGATGAGACCGGTGAGAAAGTAGAAACTAATGATGTAGTTTCAATTACCGAGAAAAATGAACTTGAAGGAGAATGCACATCGGAGAACGAAGCAGTAAAGCAGAAAGCAGCTCCTAGACCTCCAAAAATGGTCCGGATGGCTAACCTTTGTGTTGTCGGGGGTCATGCTGTGAATGGCGTTGCTGAGATCCACAGTGAAATAGTTAAGAAAGAAGtctttaatgattttttccaG TTATGGCCTAATAAGTTTCAGAACAAAACAAATGGGGTTACACCTAGAAGATGGATCTATTTCTGCAATACCGATCTAAGTGCAGTAATAACTAAGTGGATAGGCACTAAGGACTGGGTCCTGAAAACTGAGAAATTGGCAGAACTGCGGAAG TTTGCAGATAACGAGGATCTCCAAATTGAGTGGAGGACTGctaaaagaaacaacaaaattaaggtTGCATCATTCCTCAAAGAAAGAACTGGGTATTCTGTTAATCCTGATGCAATGTTTGACATCCAG GTTAAACGTATTCATGAATACAAGCGGCAGCTATTAAATATCCTGGGAATTGTTTATCgctataagaaaatgaaagaaatgacTGCATCTGAAAGGAAAGCCAAGTTTGTTCCTCGAGTCTGTATTTTTGGGGGAAAAGCATTTGCTACATATGTGCAGGCCAAGAGAATCgtaaaatttattacagaTGTTGGGGCTACGATAAATCACGATCCAGATATTGGTGATTTGTTGAAG GTCATATTTGTTCCGGATTACAATGTCAGTACTGCTGAATTGTTAATCCCAGCGAGTGAGCTTTCACAGCATATCAG TACTGCTGGGATGGAAGCCAGTGGAACCAGCAACATGAAGTTTGCGATGAATGGTTGTCTCTTGATTGGGACCTTGGATGGTGCCAACGTGGAAATTAGAGAGGAAGTAGGAGAGgacaattttttcctttttggtgCTCAAGCTCACGAGATAGCAGCACTTAGAGAAGAAAGAGCTGCAGGCAAG TTTGTACCAGATAAACGTTTTGAAGAAGTCAAAAAATTTGTGAGGAGTGGTGCTTTCGGGCCTTACAACTATGATGAATTGATGGGATCCTTGGAAGGGAATGAGGGATTTGGTCGAGCAGACTATTTTCTCGTGGGCAAGGACTTCCCTAGTTACATTGAATGTCAAGAGAAGGTTGACGAAGCTTATCGAGATCAAAGG CGATGGACTAAGATGTCGA